The proteins below come from a single Clarias gariepinus isolate MV-2021 ecotype Netherlands chromosome 17, CGAR_prim_01v2, whole genome shotgun sequence genomic window:
- the snx24 gene encoding sorting nexin-24, whose product MHPVSVSIPSFRSEESGSEKCYTVFKIEVLTSGRQHTVEKRYSEFHALHKMLKKIIKPPELPSKHVRNWIPKVLEQRRHGLEFYLQTIIMENEVLPKIFLDFLNIRHLPSLPKAESCGSLETESEDSCKLTHQPVLLFLRDPYLLPATNDTMSNVITEGVIHGIFYPDLQPR is encoded by the exons ATGCATCCTGTATCCGTGTCCATCCCTTCTTTCCGTTCAGAAGAGAGCGGCTCGGAAAAATGCTACACG GTTTTTAAGATCGAGGTGTTGACGAGCGGGCGGCAGCACACCGTGGAGAAGCGCTACAGCGAGTTCCATGCTCTGCACAAAATG TTAAAGAAAATCATTAAACCTCCAGAGCTTCCATCAAAGCATGTGAGGAACTGGATCCCTAAAGTTCTGGAGCAGAGAAGACACGGTCTGGAGTTTTACCTTCAG aCTATAATCATGGAAAATGAGGTCCTTCCTAAAATATTCCTGGATTTTCTCAATATCCGCCATCTCCCGTCCCTGCCAAAGGCCGAGAGTTGTGG gtcctTAGAAACTGAATCCGAGGACTCATG TAAACTGACACATCAGCCTGTTCTCCTCTTCCTGAGGGACCCCTATCTGCTTCCTGCCACTAATG ACACTATGTCGAACGTCATCACTGAAGGCGTGATTCATGGAATATTCTACCCGGACCTGCAGCCGAGGTAG